A single genomic interval of Shewanella halotolerans harbors:
- the coxB gene encoding cytochrome c oxidase subunit II: protein MKQVLCCLLALLFTPTILAADMPLNMTSGVTEISNKVFSLHMTILYICCAIGLVVFGVMIYAIINHRRSKGAVAANFHESTKVEIAWTLVPFVILILMAIPATKTLIAMEDPSNADLTIKITGSQWKWHYSYFDQDISYYSLLATPREQIEGKETKGEHYLLEVDKPLVLPVNRKIRFLMTSEDVIHSWWVPAFAVKKDANPGFINEAWTRIDKPGIYRGQCAELCGKDHGFMPIVVQVLSEADFDNWIVEQEAQASAAAAEAQAALSKTLSKEELMTQGEQVYMARCAACHQPNGAGLPGVFPSLIGSPIIKGPVADHLDVVLHGRSGTAMQAFAQQLTATEIAAVVTFERNAWGNDTGDTVQAADVNQANSGASSGANTGADAAAEAVQSIPTPTAESSAAANSVAEESQAPVLDDLTMDELMAKGEQVYLGHCAACHQATGMGLPGAFPALKGSAIATGPVENHLDIVLHGKPGTAMQAFASQLTPQELASVITYERNAWGNNTGDMVQATDVNQQGQ, encoded by the coding sequence GTGAAGCAAGTGTTGTGTTGTTTGCTGGCGTTGCTATTTACGCCCACCATACTCGCAGCAGATATGCCCCTGAACATGACATCAGGGGTCACAGAGATCAGCAATAAGGTGTTTAGCCTTCATATGACGATTCTCTATATCTGCTGTGCCATAGGCCTAGTCGTCTTTGGGGTGATGATCTACGCCATCATCAACCATAGGCGCTCCAAGGGTGCCGTCGCGGCAAACTTTCATGAGAGCACTAAGGTAGAGATCGCTTGGACGCTCGTTCCCTTTGTCATCTTGATCCTCATGGCCATCCCGGCCACCAAGACCCTCATCGCCATGGAAGATCCCAGCAATGCCGATCTCACCATCAAGATCACAGGTTCCCAATGGAAATGGCACTACAGCTATTTTGACCAAGACATCAGCTACTACAGCCTACTGGCGACCCCCAGAGAACAGATAGAAGGTAAGGAGACCAAAGGCGAACACTATCTGCTGGAGGTCGACAAGCCACTGGTGCTGCCGGTCAATCGTAAGATCCGCTTCCTGATGACCTCGGAGGATGTGATCCACTCCTGGTGGGTACCGGCCTTCGCGGTGAAGAAAGACGCTAACCCAGGCTTCATCAACGAGGCCTGGACCCGCATCGACAAGCCAGGCATCTACCGTGGCCAGTGCGCCGAACTTTGCGGCAAGGATCACGGCTTCATGCCAATCGTGGTGCAAGTACTTTCCGAAGCCGATTTCGACAACTGGATTGTCGAGCAGGAGGCACAGGCCAGCGCTGCCGCCGCCGAGGCGCAGGCAGCCTTGTCGAAGACCCTGTCGAAAGAAGAGCTGATGACTCAGGGCGAACAGGTCTATATGGCGCGCTGCGCCGCCTGCCACCAGCCAAATGGTGCCGGTTTACCTGGCGTCTTCCCGTCACTCATAGGCAGCCCAATCATCAAGGGCCCTGTCGCCGATCACCTGGATGTGGTGCTACATGGCCGCTCCGGCACAGCGATGCAGGCCTTCGCCCAGCAGCTCACCGCTACAGAAATAGCCGCAGTGGTCACCTTCGAGCGTAATGCCTGGGGTAACGACACGGGCGATACGGTGCAGGCAGCCGATGTCAACCAGGCAAACTCAGGCGCATCGAGCGGCGCTAACACAGGAGCAGATGCAGCTGCCGAAGCGGTTCAATCTATACCTACCCCGACGGCCGAATCCAGTGCGGCAGCAAACTCCGTCGCCGAGGAATCTCAAGCACCTGTGTTAGACGATCTGACCATGGATGAGCTGATGGCCAAGGGAGAGCAGGTTTATCTCGGCCACTGCGCCGCCTGTCATCAGGCCACAGGCATGGGATTACCCGGCGCCTTCCCGGCACTCAAAGGCAGCGCCATCGCCACAGGGCCAGTTGAGAATCACCTAGACATAGTGCTTCACGGTAAGCCTGGCACCGCCATGCAGGCCTTCGCCAGCCAGTTAACGCCACAGGAACTCGCCTCGGTGATCACCTATGAGCGCAACGCCTGGGGTAACAACACAGGCGACATGGTTCAGGCAACAGACGTCAATCAACAGGGTCAATAG